A window of Acidobacteriota bacterium genomic DNA:
GCCGGCCTGGCCGGCGGTGACCCAGAACGACGTGCCGCCGCGGATGGAGTGAATCTCCGGCTTCTTGATCGGAATGTAATTGAAGAGGAACTCGGGCGGCACCTTGGTGACGATGCCCAGATCGGGCATGTACGTCTTCGGGTCGCGCACCAGGAAATCGAAGATGTTGTGCTTGCCCGCGTTGGTTCCGGTCGCAAATGACGACCACGAGGTCGGTGACTCCGGCGAATGGCTCGTGCCAAGGCGGGAGAAGCCGCCCTGTGCGGCCAGCTTCGCAAGATTCGGCAGCCGGCCTTCGGCGATCCAGCGCTCCGTCAGCACGGGGTCCATGCCGTCGTAGCCGAGGATCACCATCTTCTGTTTGAATTTCTCTGCCGGAACGGAGCGTCCGCAGTGGATCGCACCGAGTGCAATCGCGCCGGCCAGGACAACGACAGTGGTTGACTTCACGGTGATTTTCCCGATATCGGTTGGCGTCTTCGCAGTATAGCGTACCGTATTTCGGTGGGCAGCCAGGGCCCCCGGCTGTAGTACCCTTCGAGCTGGCATGCGGATCCTGGGCATCGACTATGGTGAGCGTCGGATCGGGATTGCGGTGAGCGATCCGACCGGCACGCTGGCGCGCCCCGTCGGAACGATTTCCGGAAGCGCGAACCAGACCGTCGCGGTCGCCCGGGTGATGGATCAACTGACAGCGCTCGAGCAAGACGACGAGCCGATTCCCCTGGTCGTGGTCGGCCTGCCGAGCCGGCTCGACGGGTCGGCCAATCAGCAGACGCCCCGGGTCCACTTGTTCGCGGAGTTGCTGCGCGCGAGATCCGGGCGGACGGTTATCCTTCAGGGCGAGCGGCTGACCAGCCACGAGGCCGACGGGTTGCTGGCGATGCGGGAGCGCGACTGGCGCAAGCGCAAACTGCGGCTGGACGCCGCAGCCGCCGCGGTGATTCTGCAGGAGTATCTGGACGGGCATGGAGGGGAGAAGTAAGCCGGCAAAAAACGCCTTGCCGGGACTCGTCGCCGGCCTGACGGTCCCGCTATTCGCGCAACCGGTCTTGGCCCTTACGGCGCATTTTGCAGACTGACGCTGTCGGCTTGGTTCGAGGGGCCGCTTCGGAAGCCGTCCTCCTTCAGCCCCCGACCAGGGATTTCACACTGGAGGCCGGGTCTTGAGACCCGGCGCATACCATCATCATGCGACGAGTCATCATCCTTCTTCTGTTGCTCGCCGTTGGTGGCGCGCTGGCGGTCTACGTTGTGCCAGGCTATGCGCGCCTGAGCGAGCCCTTCAAGGGCTACCCGGGCGCGGAGCAGTTCGTCGATGTGTCGCCGGGGACCGGACAGCAGGCGATCGGCCGGCTGTTTGTGGAGAACGGTATCGTGAGCGACATGCTCACGTGGCGGGTGGCGCTGTGGCGAAGCGGGGAAGCGACGCACCTCAAGGCCGGCGAGTACCGGTTCGACCGCGAGATGACACCTGACGAGGTGATTCACAAGATCGCCCGCGGCGACGTGTACATGCGGTCGCTGACATTTCCGGAAGGGCTGACCATTCGCCAGATGGCGCGCTTGTACGAATCGGGGGGATTCGGTCCGGCCTCCGGATTCAGCGC
This region includes:
- the ruvX gene encoding Holliday junction resolvase RuvX: MRILGIDYGERRIGIAVSDPTGTLARPVGTISGSANQTVAVARVMDQLTALEQDDEPIPLVVVGLPSRLDGSANQQTPRVHLFAELLRARSGRTVILQGERLTSHEADGLLAMRERDWRKRKLRLDAAAAAVILQEYLDGHGGEK